Within the Natranaeroarchaeum sulfidigenes genome, the region CGATCGGCGAGCGACAAGAGCTAGCCACGTCAGCAGGGGCATATCACCTCGATCCCGGACACTACATCGCGCGGTATGGGGAGACGATTTCGATCCCCGAGGGACACATTGGGTTCGTCCTGCCACGCTCGTCGCTCATGCGAAACTCCGCGATGCTGCACACTGCGGTGTGGGACGCTGGCTACACAGGCCGCGGCGAAGGACTACTCGATGTCAACTACGAACTCGAACTACAACAGGATGCCCGAATCGCCCAGCTCGTCCTGTCCCGTGCTGAACACGTGGGGTCCTATGACGGATCGTATCAAGAAGAGAACCTGTAGGAGGTGCTTACTCGGATCGATTCGGGGTGAACAGTTCGGGACGGTCTCACATTTTGATTAGCTAGACTGTCCGCTACTCTTTGACATTCGCGGCACTCACTCGAAGAAAAATCTGCTTAAAAGAGAGAAGTCAATGACAATCCGTTCGACATCTCTGTGAACGGTTATCCGTCATTAATAGGCCTGCGGTGATAGCGTACGTCGGCACAATATGAGCCAAACAATGTCGTCAGACGAGACAGGTTCCACGATGGAGGCCGGTGCGGACACGGCCCTCATTGCATCGGTAGTATCGGTCGGGCTAGCACTGTACGCCTATTTTGCGCGTGGTGACCGCGAGTTGGGGATCTTCGTTGGGCTCTGGGCACCGACGATACTGACGCTCTCGAATCACTTCAAGCAGCGCGACATCGAACAACAGCTGCAGTCGATGCCCCTGGCGGGAT harbors:
- a CDS encoding deoxyuridine 5'-triphosphate nucleotidohydrolase, with the translated sequence MFRSGRFVAEQLSSVTDEQIQPNGVDLTVANVFEQTESGRIDRDGKSIGERQELATSAGAYHLDPGHYIARYGETISIPEGHIGFVLPRSSLMRNSAMLHTAVWDAGYTGRGEGLLDVNYELELQQDARIAQLVLSRAEHVGSYDGSYQEENL